In Sphingopyxis sp. 113P3, one DNA window encodes the following:
- a CDS encoding energy transducer TonB: MNYSGQISGRQRGIAATATVLAVAAVGTGLVSGLDLSVVRVAEAAISAITIAAPPPPREEPPSEPRFAEKASGKEGAANKRAKAAPVAAPKAKLKPFEPTVPAAPAPGAGSESSAGAAPTAGTGSGAGGRGDGLGAGGSGIGTGGGTRPAWISGTIRDSDYPRPAARAKVGGEVEVRFTIETTGHVTGCRIAQSSGDPSLDATTCRLIEMRFRFKPATDGRGTPVATPYGWRQTWWLEPRR, encoded by the coding sequence ATGAACTACAGCGGTCAGATTTCGGGCCGGCAACGCGGGATCGCGGCAACTGCCACGGTGCTCGCCGTCGCGGCGGTGGGAACAGGTCTGGTAAGCGGGCTCGATCTCTCGGTCGTCCGTGTCGCGGAGGCCGCGATCAGCGCAATCACCATAGCAGCACCCCCGCCACCCCGCGAGGAGCCTCCATCGGAGCCGCGCTTCGCCGAAAAAGCGAGCGGCAAAGAGGGGGCTGCAAACAAGAGAGCCAAGGCCGCCCCGGTCGCGGCGCCCAAAGCCAAGCTGAAGCCGTTCGAGCCGACAGTCCCCGCCGCGCCAGCACCCGGCGCGGGTAGCGAATCCTCCGCGGGTGCCGCGCCCACCGCCGGAACGGGTTCTGGCGCGGGCGGCCGCGGTGACGGACTCGGCGCCGGCGGATCGGGCATCGGCACCGGCGGGGGAACACGTCCGGCCTGGATTAGCGGTACGATCCGCGATTCCGATTATCCGAGGCCCGCGGCCCGCGCGAAGGTCGGTGGCGAAGTTGAGGTTCGCTTCACCATCGAGACAACAGGGCATGTTACCGGTTGCCGCATCGCTCAGTCCAGCGGCGATCCGTCGCTCGATGCGACGACGTGCCGCCTGATCGAAATGCGCTTTCGCTTCAAGCCCGCGACCGATGGCCGCGGAACGCCTGTAGCGACCCCTTATGGCTGGCGCCAGACTTGGTGGCTTGAGCCCCGCCGCTGA
- a CDS encoding alpha/beta fold hydrolase, producing MARGPTSNSFISQRLKLHYVDWGNEGAPPLLLVHGGRDHCRSWDWVAEKLADRYHIIAPDLRGHGDSAWSPDANYDMDAFVYDLAQLIHQLDLAPITIVAHSMGGNIALRYTGLYPDHVRKIVAIEGLGPSPKERAERAAVPVAERFRKWIEDKRAAAGRIPKRYATLDDALARMMAENAYLTPEQARHLTVQGINRNEDGSWSWKFDNYLNVWSVFDMPEADIEALWSAITCPTLLLYGADSWASNPEKDGRLAHFRNAKVIEFENAGHWLHHDQFERFMSTLDEFL from the coding sequence ATGGCAAGAGGCCCCACCTCCAACAGCTTCATTTCGCAGCGATTGAAGCTGCACTATGTCGACTGGGGAAATGAAGGCGCCCCGCCGCTGCTGCTCGTGCACGGCGGACGCGACCATTGCCGAAGCTGGGACTGGGTCGCCGAGAAACTTGCCGACCGCTATCATATCATCGCGCCCGACCTTCGAGGCCACGGCGACAGCGCCTGGTCACCGGACGCCAATTACGACATGGACGCCTTCGTCTACGACCTCGCGCAGCTCATCCACCAGCTCGACCTCGCCCCGATCACGATTGTCGCCCATTCGATGGGGGGCAATATTGCGCTGCGCTACACGGGTCTTTACCCGGACCATGTCCGCAAGATCGTCGCGATCGAAGGCCTGGGGCCTTCCCCAAAGGAGCGTGCAGAACGCGCGGCGGTGCCGGTTGCCGAGCGCTTCCGCAAATGGATCGAGGACAAGCGCGCGGCGGCGGGCAGAATCCCCAAGCGCTATGCGACGCTCGACGACGCCCTCGCCCGGATGATGGCCGAAAACGCGTATCTCACTCCCGAGCAGGCGCGCCACCTCACCGTCCAGGGAATCAACCGAAACGAGGATGGGAGCTGGAGCTGGAAATTCGACAATTATCTCAACGTCTGGTCGGTGTTCGACATGCCCGAGGCCGATATCGAGGCGCTGTGGTCGGCCATCACCTGCCCCACATTGCTTCTCTACGGTGCCGACAGCTGGGCCTCGAACCCGGAAAAGGACGGCCGGCTCGCCCATTTTCGCAACGCTAAGGTGATTGAATTTGAAAATGCCGGCCACTGGCTGCATCATGACCAGTTCGAACGGTTCATGTCCACGCTAGACGAATTTCTGTAG
- a CDS encoding SDR family oxidoreductase produces MTSFRDNLFEGKTAFIAGGTSGINLGIAKRFAGLGAKVAVAGRDPDKAQRAAAEIGHDAIGLSGDVRDYAAIRGVMETAAGKLGALDFVISGAAGNFLAPVLGMSANAFRTVVDIDLNGTFNVFRGCHDLLSRPGASLIAITAGQAVNASALQAHACAAKAGINQLIRVLALEWGPDVRINGISPGPIADTEGMKRLAPDAATREAHYARIAMKRWGRIEEVAESAVFLCSPAAGYITGTILDCDGGSQIGDASRGDLARGMA; encoded by the coding sequence ATGACGAGTTTTCGCGACAATCTGTTCGAGGGCAAGACGGCATTCATCGCCGGCGGGACGAGCGGGATCAACCTCGGCATTGCCAAGCGTTTTGCCGGGTTGGGGGCCAAGGTCGCGGTCGCCGGCCGCGACCCTGACAAGGCCCAGCGCGCGGCCGCCGAAATCGGCCATGATGCGATCGGCCTTTCGGGCGATGTGCGCGATTACGCCGCCATCCGCGGCGTGATGGAGACGGCCGCGGGCAAGCTTGGCGCGCTGGACTTCGTCATCTCAGGTGCGGCGGGCAATTTTCTCGCCCCTGTGCTTGGCATGTCGGCGAACGCCTTTCGCACCGTTGTCGACATTGACCTTAACGGCACCTTCAATGTCTTTCGCGGCTGCCATGATCTGCTCAGCCGCCCGGGCGCCTCGCTGATCGCGATCACGGCGGGGCAGGCGGTCAACGCCTCGGCGCTGCAGGCGCACGCCTGCGCCGCGAAGGCGGGGATCAACCAGCTTATCCGCGTGCTCGCACTCGAATGGGGCCCCGACGTGCGCATCAACGGCATTTCGCCCGGCCCGATCGCCGATACCGAGGGTATGAAACGTCTGGCCCCCGATGCCGCCACGCGCGAGGCGCATTATGCCCGGATCGCGATGAAGCGCTGGGGCCGGATCGAGGAAGTCGCCGAATCGGCCGTGTTTCTCTGCTCGCCTGCCGCTGGCTACATCACAGGGACGATCCTCGACTGCGATGGCGGCAGCCAGATCGGCGACGCCTCGCGCGGCGACCTCGCGCGCGGCATGGCTTGA
- a CDS encoding ISL3 family transposase: protein MKKKADQGIDGILGLSDVEIVRVERRRDIRVWARPTKRPVCLYCGHGGLRIKATYERELKHTRQGNQILIVHLAVPKYHCAGCGRYFRHRFSGIRPRYRATETYRLEVFDGHHGGISQSQLTSTHAIGSATIERWYHHFIEQRVSELSGRPCPQVLGIDEHFFSRKRGYATTFVDLKNHKVYDVVPGRSEDSLRSYLRRLPGRDKVKVIVMDLSETYRAIARKYFPNAKIVADRFHVIRLLNQHFLEGWKRFDPEGRKNRGLLSLMRRHRWKLSEEQRKRLAVYLKANPVLEALYTAKQDMALLLTQKSLNAKKASQLIPDLLRLIDQFAASPLKSLADTLTSWLEPVARMWRFSRNNGITEGFHTKMEMISRRAFGFRNFHNYRLRVLALCGWNGVINRV, encoded by the coding sequence ATGAAGAAGAAGGCTGATCAGGGAATCGACGGCATATTAGGGCTGTCGGATGTTGAGATTGTCCGTGTCGAGCGGCGACGCGACATTCGTGTGTGGGCGCGGCCAACGAAGCGGCCTGTTTGCCTTTATTGCGGCCACGGGGGGCTGCGGATCAAGGCGACTTATGAGCGCGAGCTCAAGCACACGCGTCAAGGCAACCAGATCCTGATCGTGCACCTTGCGGTGCCCAAATATCATTGTGCCGGTTGCGGCCGCTATTTCCGTCATCGCTTTTCGGGCATCCGTCCGCGCTATCGCGCGACGGAGACGTACCGTCTTGAGGTCTTCGACGGTCACCACGGAGGCATCAGCCAAAGCCAGTTGACGAGCACCCATGCGATCGGCAGTGCAACCATCGAGCGCTGGTATCATCATTTCATCGAACAGCGCGTCTCGGAGCTGTCCGGTCGGCCCTGCCCGCAGGTCCTGGGGATCGACGAGCATTTTTTCTCGCGCAAGAGAGGCTATGCGACGACATTTGTCGATCTGAAGAATCACAAGGTCTACGATGTCGTCCCGGGACGCTCGGAAGACAGTTTACGAAGCTATTTGCGAAGGTTGCCAGGGCGCGACAAGGTCAAGGTCATCGTGATGGACCTGTCGGAAACCTATCGCGCAATCGCCCGCAAATATTTTCCGAACGCGAAGATCGTCGCCGATCGCTTCCATGTCATTCGGCTGCTCAACCAGCATTTCCTCGAAGGATGGAAGCGCTTCGATCCCGAGGGCCGAAAGAATCGCGGGCTGCTCAGTTTGATGCGGCGCCATCGATGGAAGCTAAGCGAAGAACAGCGCAAAAGGCTGGCCGTCTACCTGAAAGCCAATCCGGTGCTCGAAGCCCTCTACACTGCCAAGCAGGACATGGCCCTCCTGCTGACGCAAAAATCCCTCAATGCCAAAAAGGCCAGCCAGCTTATCCCCGACCTGCTCAGGCTGATCGATCAGTTCGCCGCCAGCCCCCTCAAGTCCCTCGCCGATACCCTGACCAGCTGGCTCGAGCCCGTCGCCCGCATGTGGCGCTTTTCCAGGAACAATGGAATCACCGAGGGCTTTCACACAAAGATGGAGATGATCTCGCGCCGCGCGTTCGGCTTCCGCAACTTTCACAACTACCGCTTGCGCGTGCTCGCTCTTTGCGGTTGGAATGGCGTCATCAATCGGGTCTGA
- the cpdR gene encoding cell cycle two-component system response regulator CpdR, with product MIRILLAEDDDVMREYLARALTSAGYHVTAVDRGTEAVPYIDSGTFDLLLSDIVMPEMDGIELAQHTAKAAPQTQVMFITGFAAVSLRAEENVPQAKLLSKPFHLKDLVREVDNLFGRADRSSQQ from the coding sequence ATGATTCGCATCTTGCTCGCCGAGGATGATGATGTGATGCGCGAATATCTCGCGCGCGCGCTGACCAGCGCCGGCTATCACGTCACCGCGGTCGACCGCGGCACCGAGGCGGTGCCTTATATCGATTCGGGCACGTTCGACCTGCTACTCTCCGACATCGTCATGCCCGAGATGGACGGAATCGAACTTGCTCAGCACACGGCGAAGGCCGCCCCGCAGACGCAGGTCATGTTCATTACCGGTTTCGCTGCGGTCTCGCTGCGCGCCGAGGAAAATGTTCCGCAAGCGAAACTGCTGTCGAAACCGTTTCACCTCAAGGATCTGGTGCGCGAAGTCGACAATCTCTTCGGCCGCGCCGACCGGTCAAGTCAACAATAA
- a CDS encoding N-formylglutamate amidohydrolase, whose translation MPRRSIPPPAIAVNRPAANGSVIVSVPHAGRIYPPEILAAMRVSREQLERLEDSWCDAIAARACEAGAVVVEALWARAVADCNRGEGQMAPGEVDASLHAQFSAPGRKERAGLGVIPTRLAGCGPLWRRPIDRAALHWRLEAFHRPYHAALAEELAAARDRFGRAVLIDLHSMPPIPEGQPGHGAQIVIGDRFGTTADAELVDLVMEAARGLGVPVVRNQPYAGGHIVRTHGTPERGVHAVQIEIDRRLYLASDRMPDRARAAWLADWFAHLVARLAETGDDSLPLAAE comes from the coding sequence ATGCCGCGCCGCTCCATTCCGCCGCCTGCCATCGCTGTCAACCGCCCCGCGGCGAACGGAAGCGTGATCGTGTCGGTTCCGCACGCCGGGCGCATCTACCCTCCCGAAATACTGGCTGCGATGCGGGTGTCTCGCGAACAGCTCGAGCGTCTCGAGGATAGCTGGTGCGACGCGATTGCTGCGCGGGCCTGCGAGGCCGGGGCCGTCGTTGTCGAGGCTCTCTGGGCCCGCGCCGTCGCGGACTGCAACCGCGGCGAGGGACAGATGGCGCCGGGCGAGGTCGACGCCTCGCTGCACGCGCAGTTCTCGGCGCCGGGGCGCAAGGAACGCGCCGGCCTTGGCGTCATACCGACTCGGCTTGCCGGCTGCGGCCCGCTCTGGCGCCGCCCCATCGATCGCGCGGCGCTGCACTGGCGGCTCGAAGCGTTCCACCGGCCCTATCATGCCGCACTCGCCGAGGAGCTCGCGGCCGCGCGGGATCGGTTCGGCCGCGCGGTCCTCATCGATCTTCATAGCATGCCCCCCATCCCCGAGGGGCAGCCGGGGCACGGCGCGCAGATTGTTATCGGCGACAGATTCGGGACGACGGCGGACGCCGAACTCGTCGATCTCGTGATGGAGGCGGCGAGGGGGCTCGGTGTGCCCGTGGTGCGCAACCAGCCCTATGCGGGCGGTCATATTGTCAGGACGCACGGGACGCCCGAGCGCGGCGTCCACGCTGTTCAGATCGAGATTGACCGGCGCCTTTACCTTGCCTCCGACCGGATGCCGGATCGCGCCCGGGCCGCGTGGCTCGCCGACTGGTTCGCGCATCTGGTCGCGCGCCTTGCCGAGACGGGCGACGATTCGCTCCCGCTTGCCGCTGAATAA
- a CDS encoding SOS response-associated peptidase, producing the protein MLGGVCNLYTTKTTVAEIADLFRAQPARGFNAPEDTYPGYPGLVVREQDGERIIEQMAWGFPRHTVNKRTGKPNKPQPVNNLRDDRLWTFWRKQFVDPAARCLIPFTAFAEAEGEKGQMTRTWISVADQPIAAWAGLWRQTDEWGNAYSGVMCDATPEMMDIHDRMPVILHPEHHDAWLRSPAEEAMHLVTQYAADRLVVNRTDQPWFARKAKERPALI; encoded by the coding sequence ATGCTCGGGGGCGTGTGCAACCTCTACACCACCAAAACGACCGTGGCGGAGATAGCCGACCTGTTCCGCGCCCAGCCCGCGCGCGGCTTCAATGCGCCCGAAGACACCTATCCCGGCTATCCCGGCCTCGTCGTGCGCGAGCAGGACGGTGAGCGCATCATAGAGCAGATGGCGTGGGGCTTCCCCCGTCACACCGTCAACAAGCGCACCGGGAAGCCGAACAAGCCCCAGCCCGTCAACAATCTCCGCGACGATCGACTCTGGACCTTCTGGCGAAAGCAATTCGTCGACCCCGCTGCGCGCTGCCTGATACCCTTCACCGCCTTTGCCGAGGCTGAGGGCGAGAAGGGCCAGATGACCCGCACGTGGATCAGCGTCGCCGACCAGCCGATCGCCGCATGGGCGGGGCTTTGGCGGCAAACCGATGAATGGGGAAATGCCTATTCCGGCGTGATGTGCGACGCGACGCCGGAGATGATGGATATCCATGACCGGATGCCGGTTATCCTTCACCCGGAACATCACGACGCCTGGCTGCGCTCGCCAGCGGAAGAAGCGATGCACCTGGTCACGCAATATGCTGCCGATCGGCTCGTCGTGAACCGGACCGATCAGCCGTGGTTCGCGCGAAAGGCCAAAGAGAGGCCGGCACTGATTTGA
- a CDS encoding Hint domain-containing protein, which yields MSFVKKLVAIVAIGALAYFTLGAGNIFVGLVGQGFLASVLGAVAFAVGSMLIQKVLMGGRDTPAMDAGKVNVRIAEPSRWLNAGRARQGGGVLFAEFDGAGNLWYLVVHSDSLMTGTPAYFLDDQPVTIDGSHTVIQKDFRLKNNKEKDAATVDGEGTGYVQIWTTTYTETNPTPPRITALDGAFPTKWTSDHRLVGTTFSVVKMKALPPEHRYKIYRSRGPIGLGEPSVSVVADWSNVYDPRDETQTLGDRTTYKPSRNAALIWAWFRTHPYGRNKPESSINWERVAEQADICDQEVVGIDGTQKRYEAGVGIIDTKRRVDAEIEILLAMDGLIVFDEDGKTWARAGYWYAPTLSFSRNRDIMAMESVEAQDGESDTQGVIVRYTDPNANYTPQPSRAWLNPYYYDEETTPNFLTVDILACQNHNQAMRLAKAIGLRSQPLHKIAPTVGLRGLRARHERIINLNYDNTFAGDYEIATPVELEGAGIFTSFGAVPINENRWTLLEGEEKSQPVLDSADAGRVPPAEPTGLSSTFADARIRTEFDAPTREDVTFEAQYILASSYADDPSDEWAAMNVDMENGVALSPQIIEGAEYLVRMRAVSASGLSSDWTEPSSVVAITAALRLAIYNSWIVEASQGEAVMTIASDGTLTIIDHTRRYPDGYPDLEVEGDVIATGLSPGDGRSVAYDDINRAGGTVTYDLYADDNEARTSEANPGRHYMGYFYVPTSGSSGGGGGGNPGGPCVTVDTPILMARGDRRGPGAEKIAADIRVGDYVWTNHEITMKIGAYRVTAIEFVEQPVFKADGYPRATEHHRFFLDGEWTEIGSFGEPDGVAMVAKITVEDAHTYISAGVLSHNIKPEV from the coding sequence GTGTCGTTCGTTAAGAAGCTGGTCGCGATCGTCGCGATCGGGGCCCTGGCCTATTTCACACTTGGCGCGGGAAACATCTTCGTCGGGCTAGTCGGGCAAGGTTTTCTGGCCAGCGTTCTCGGCGCTGTCGCCTTTGCCGTCGGGTCGATGCTTATTCAAAAGGTGTTGATGGGTGGGCGCGATACGCCGGCGATGGACGCGGGCAAAGTCAACGTCCGCATTGCCGAGCCTTCGCGCTGGCTGAACGCCGGACGCGCCCGGCAGGGCGGCGGCGTACTCTTCGCCGAGTTCGATGGCGCCGGGAACCTCTGGTATCTCGTCGTTCACAGCGATAGCCTCATGACCGGAACCCCCGCCTATTTTCTCGACGATCAGCCGGTCACGATCGACGGCTCGCATACCGTCATCCAGAAGGACTTCCGCCTCAAAAACAACAAGGAAAAGGACGCCGCCACCGTCGACGGCGAAGGAACGGGATACGTCCAAATCTGGACCACGACTTACACCGAAACCAACCCGACGCCGCCGCGCATCACCGCGCTCGACGGCGCCTTCCCCACGAAATGGACCAGCGACCATCGGCTGGTCGGCACGACGTTCAGCGTCGTGAAGATGAAGGCCTTGCCGCCGGAGCATCGCTACAAGATCTACCGCTCGCGCGGTCCGATCGGTCTCGGCGAGCCCTCGGTTAGCGTCGTTGCCGACTGGTCGAACGTCTATGATCCGCGCGACGAGACCCAGACGCTCGGCGATCGCACGACGTACAAGCCCAGCCGCAACGCCGCGCTCATCTGGGCATGGTTCCGCACGCATCCCTACGGCCGCAACAAGCCCGAGAGCAGCATCAACTGGGAGCGCGTCGCCGAGCAGGCCGACATCTGCGATCAAGAGGTCGTCGGTATCGACGGCACGCAAAAGCGCTACGAGGCAGGGGTCGGCATCATCGACACGAAGCGCCGCGTCGACGCCGAAATCGAGATCCTTCTCGCGATGGACGGGCTCATTGTCTTCGACGAAGACGGCAAGACATGGGCGCGGGCTGGCTATTGGTACGCGCCCACGCTCAGTTTCAGCCGAAACCGCGACATCATGGCGATGGAGAGCGTCGAGGCGCAGGACGGCGAGAGCGACACGCAGGGCGTTATCGTGCGCTACACGGACCCGAATGCGAACTACACGCCGCAGCCCTCGCGCGCCTGGCTCAACCCCTACTATTACGACGAAGAGACGACACCGAATTTCCTGACCGTCGACATCCTCGCCTGCCAGAACCACAATCAGGCGATGCGCCTTGCCAAGGCGATCGGCCTACGCTCGCAACCGCTTCACAAGATCGCGCCGACGGTCGGGCTCCGCGGTCTCCGCGCGCGGCACGAGCGCATCATTAACCTCAATTACGACAATACCTTTGCGGGCGACTATGAGATCGCGACGCCGGTCGAGCTTGAAGGCGCCGGCATCTTCACGAGTTTCGGCGCCGTGCCGATCAATGAGAACCGCTGGACGCTGCTCGAGGGCGAGGAAAAGTCGCAGCCGGTGCTCGACAGCGCCGATGCGGGCCGCGTGCCCCCTGCCGAGCCGACCGGCCTGTCCTCGACCTTTGCCGATGCGCGGATCCGTACCGAGTTCGACGCGCCGACGCGCGAGGACGTGACCTTTGAGGCGCAATATATCCTCGCGTCCTCCTATGCCGACGACCCTTCCGACGAATGGGCGGCAATGAACGTCGACATGGAGAACGGCGTTGCCCTCTCCCCGCAGATCATTGAGGGCGCCGAATATCTGGTCCGCATGCGCGCCGTGTCCGCGTCGGGGCTGTCGTCGGACTGGACCGAGCCGTCGAGCGTCGTGGCGATCACTGCGGCGCTTCGACTCGCCATCTATAACAGCTGGATTGTCGAGGCGTCGCAGGGCGAAGCGGTGATGACGATCGCCTCAGACGGCACGCTTACCATCATCGACCATACGCGCCGCTATCCCGACGGCTATCCAGACCTTGAGGTCGAGGGGGACGTCATCGCGACCGGGCTTTCACCGGGCGATGGCCGATCGGTGGCCTATGACGACATCAATCGCGCCGGCGGGACGGTGACCTATGACCTCTATGCCGATGACAACGAGGCACGGACCAGCGAGGCCAACCCCGGGCGGCACTATATGGGCTATTTTTACGTGCCGACCAGCGGCTCAAGCGGCGGCGGCGGCGGCGGCAACCCGGGCGGGCCCTGCGTCACGGTCGACACGCCGATCCTCATGGCGCGCGGCGACCGGCGCGGACCTGGCGCTGAGAAGATCGCGGCCGATATCCGCGTCGGTGACTATGTCTGGACCAACCACGAAATCACGATGAAGATCGGCGCGTATCGCGTCACCGCGATCGAATTCGTCGAGCAGCCGGTCTTCAAGGCGGACGGTTACCCGCGCGCGACGGAGCATCACCGCTTCTTCCTCGATGGGGAATGGACGGAAATCGGCAGCTTTGGCGAACCCGACGGAGTGGCGATGGTCGCGAAGATCACAGTCGAGGATGCGCATACGTACATCTCGGCGGGCGTCCTCTCGCACAACATCAAACCCGAGGTCTGA